In the Thunnus albacares chromosome 10, fThuAlb1.1, whole genome shotgun sequence genome, TCTTATCTCGGACTCAGAACAGAAGTTTAAATGGAGCCACTGTAAGGGGTGCAAAGATTCAAGAAGGGTGCGCTGCAATCCGACCGTGCCTCCTGGTGGTGTGAGCTAACACACACCGGTTCCTCCAGAACAACTCCAAATCTAGACCATTATGCAAACtaattagatgtttttttcGTGGGGAAAGATATGTAGACTGAACTTGCAATGTAATGAGAAAAGCAACCTTTCTGGAGGACATCATGCACTAGCCTAAACCCTAGACGGAGAGgcacttgctttttttttttagtttgtatAGAGTGTTTATGTTTAACGTGGTTGTTGTTTGCATTATGGTTACTTCTGGAAGTCAAAGCCACCAATTTAACTCACATTACTTCTGAATTTATTGTGTAAGCATGAATCTTCACTCACGGTAGAAGATGTACTGTGCGTAATTGGACCAGACTTTGTCATCCGCGTAATGACCGATGGAGGACGCAGTCAGGGACGAATTGCAGGCCACAATGTGGAAGCCACTCTCTGACAGCATGTCAAAAGCTCTTTCCAGGTGCCTGAACTTGAGGTAAAACCTGCAGGTGTATCGGTCCGGTGGCCTGTCCGAGTCCCTGTTCTCATTCAGGGCGTCTCCAAATACCTCTTTCGCCAAGCCAATCctgctgctgatgaagatccTCGGTAACTTTTTGGCCTTGGCATCAGTTtggctctctctgcctcccgCGGCGCAAACGCCTTTGAAAGCCACCGTGATGTAGCCATACCTCCTGTCCAGGGAATAAGAGGGATAAAACCTCTGGTCGCTGCCCTGCGACGCATCATCGAAATCACTGTAGTACAAGTCATCTGGAAATAGTTTTGATTCCTCAGATGACAAAAGTTTGGCCAATTCTGGCAGCTGGAAGTATTCCGCCTCTCGTTTCAACCTTCCTCTCTCGGGGAAGTGGTCAGGGAGGACAACTTGCTTGTCTCTGAGGTAATCCAATACATACCGGAACAGAAAGCCATCTCTGTCAATAAAATACCGTCCTCTAAGGTCCCGGGACAAATCATTTGAAGACCCCTTCTTGTTAGAGAACAGCTTCCCAAGTAATGAATTTGGAAAGCTTGTCAAGGTGGCATGACGAGTGTAATACACCTGTCCACCCACGTTTAGCTCAATAACATCGGATGGAGGGTTTTGCACTGAGCCTTGCTCTTTTGCAGGTTGGGTTTTGCAGTTTTCGCTCagtgccatttttttttccagatcttGCACGGAATCTGAGTTTTGATCACGGAGCGCAAACGTCCCAGAAGTTCAGGGTGTGGGGTATAGCTGCATGGTGTTCAAGCACTCAGACCTAAAGCATAGTCTTGATTCAAGCTGCAGTGCTCGCAATCCAGTGTCTCATAACAAAGAATCCCAAGGTGTGCCTACAGTATATCCTTTAACCCCGTGCGTAAATGTGCCTGCCGGCGGTGCATCCTTTTTGAACAGAATCGATTATCATAACCAGTGAGCGCATCATGTTACAGACATCCTCTGCCAGGGGTCATTACTGTGACTTCAAAGGAATATAATCCTAACTTCACTCTTAAAGTCCCCACGatcaaaaaaagtaaaaacatttgtgCCCTAGTGTGCAGTGGAGAGGTTCTTGCGTCTGGCTTTTAGTTCAATCACAGTCCAAGGTAAACTGAAGAATGTGCGTGCGTCCCATCATCCCGCTAATAAGCGTCGCTCTTGACAACTGGGATGCTGAAACCTGCTCCGATAATGTTCACAGAGGAGAGGATGCGAGTAGGACTCCTGTGCGCACCCATCTCTCCAAACTGCTGAGTGCGGAAACGGTTGGACCGGCAGGAGGTTTAAGATAATGTTGCTCCAAGCTGTgcaagagagaggggggaaaaaatcatcCCATGAAGTAATGTCTTACATCATCTTAaaggaaaatgacattttcagacGATCGACGTGAGGGTGcatctgtgctgtttttcaCTGAAATTCTGATCTAGCCACGGGCGACGTGCAGTTGGCGGAGAGGATTCAGGTCTAATGCAGTTTTAACATCCAGCGTAGCGGATTTTAA is a window encoding:
- the LOC122989987 gene encoding BTB/POZ domain-containing protein KCTD16-like, which gives rise to MALSENCKTQPAKEQGSVQNPPSDVIELNVGGQVYYTRHATLTSFPNSLLGKLFSNKKGSSNDLSRDLRGRYFIDRDGFLFRYVLDYLRDKQVVLPDHFPERGRLKREAEYFQLPELAKLLSSEESKLFPDDLYYSDFDDASQGSDQRFYPSYSLDRRYGYITVAFKGVCAAGGRESQTDAKAKKLPRIFISSRIGLAKEVFGDALNENRDSDRPPDRYTCRFYLKFRHLERAFDMLSESGFHIVACNSSLTASSIGHYADDKVWSNYAQYIFYRGPSRWSSSHCDCCCKSHKSEREGESGTSFNELSTSCSETQSEASSPQGTVICGPVSRRPNVQTLDRPMHKGPSHIMQQAEMRRKTDMLRVRTFGVREREAAKRKANKEKLTPEQELEKCIQDFRRIRIPDRFPERKYMWQSELLRKYRL